AACGGAAGCTGCACTGCCCGCAGCGTACGTACTTGCACCCGCCGGCGTGGGCGACCAGCGCCCGGCACTGCGGGCAGGCGCGGATCGAGGGGCACCCGTTGACCGCGAGGCTGGGGCCGTCGATCGGCGGGCAGCTCTGGAGGAGGGAGACGGTGGGGCAGGAACGGTCGGAGCAGTGGGCACCGCCACCAGGGGCCGggcccctccactgccttccgcaCGACCAGCAAACGCGAAAGGCCTCTCCGTCGGTCCGTGTGCACTGCGGGCAAACGACGTAACGATCCTCCACCTCCAACCTCTGCAGTAAACGCCAGCATCTCGGGCACtgtggttgtgtgtggggggaggaagagaggaggtcaTATTTAGTTTAGGTTCGAGACACAGAGCGGTAACActaagcgatccccgcacactaacactaccctacacacactaaggacaatttacacgcacaccaagccaattaacctacaaacctgcacgtctttggtgtgtatgGGCTCACCAACATTCCCCACcaacactcccaaataagggacaagaaGGTCAAAATATGGGAGAAATTCCCCCAAGGCAATTCGTCgcccgactgggccgtgtctgggtgaatgatgagttgggcccgggtgctggactgtacacaaagtccagccggcggggccagcggAGGAGTTTTGGCCGCCCGCACAGTCCGGCGCTCCGTCCAACTCACGAacggtggtggtgtcggtggtcAGCGAAggcccgaaggtcggacagctggccgggctgccgagcgaccgacggggccacgggcgaggcgctgctgctgctgctgctgctgctgcactccacgggctgcactacgtcgggacgggtgagacgGGGTCCGACCCGATccgagtagcagcggtcaaatacgggacaaggacgGTCCCAAAccgatttagcccaatatacgggatgtcccggctaatacggggcagttggtctgggcaagagactctgcccgatctattcctctcgtgattttgtacacctctataagatcgcccctcatcctcctgcgctccatggaatagagacccagccctgctcaacctctccctgtagctcacaggcccctcgagacctggcaacatcctcgtaaatcttctaaagttacccctcagattcctattaaaccttcaccccccctcccccacacacacaccccgttatatagaaacatagaaaataggtgcaggaggaggccattcggcccttcgagccagcaccagcaccgccattcattgtgatcacggctgatcgtccccaatcaataacccgtgcctgccttctccccatatcccttgactccactagcccctagagcttgatctaactctctcttaaacccatccagtgacttggcctccactgccctctgtgacagggaattccacaaattcacaactgaaaacgttttttctcacctcagtcttaaatgacctcccccctttattctaagactgtgtgtgtgtgtggcccctggttctggactcgcccaacattgtgggacattttttcctgcatctagctccttttataattttatatgtttactagaccaagtgcaga
The DNA window shown above is from Leucoraja erinacea ecotype New England unplaced genomic scaffold, Leri_hhj_1 Leri_782S, whole genome shotgun sequence and carries:
- the LOC129694749 gene encoding potential E3 ubiquitin-protein ligase ariadne-2-like, whose product is MTKEKTESYKKCPRCWRLLQRLEVEDRYVVCPQCTRTDGEAFRVCWSCGRQWRGPAPGGGAHCSDRSCPTVSLLQSCPPIDGPSLAVNGCPSIRACPQCRALVAHAGGCKYVRCGQCSFRFCYRCLEPSKLCQQAKAGSYFLAKCGKPFAARQSFPLE